A section of the Pochonia chlamydosporia 170 chromosome 2, whole genome shotgun sequence genome encodes:
- a CDS encoding ATP-dependent DNA helicase PIF1 (similar to Metarhizium robertsii ARSEF 23 XP_007817117.2), with product MFDEEANFCAGATQIHTHSPTCIKYSLGKKGRSRDLCRFKAPWRLVEKTAFTEDGVLHIRRNHGMVNRWNKAMAVGLRHNHDISFIATQCKTMALIYYVTNYATKVEDPVWKRIAAAAEALPVLQVEEQGSRADTEAGAVSENGGRNKTRQFLMRVANRIFTDRPLSQVEVIAYLLGYPSEFTSNSAWTFLNVSLLYWHVFKRWRLLRQSSGAEAEDESTEETVLVEEAGQRISAVDAYQHRGYVLRGLCLYDYMSLVRLKRKGKGKDSTPWGEVPFESGWPLACAWTQTLRRPGKHATVCLDGYLSMDFAQDDDGPCYRR from the coding sequence ATgttcgatgaagaagccaatttCTGCGCTGGGGCGACACAAATCCACACCCATAGCCCTACCTGTATAAAGTACTCACTGGGCAAGAAGGGTAGGAGTCGAGACCTTTGCCGCTTCAAAGCCCCCTGGCGACTGGTTGAGAAGACCGCCTTCACAGAGGATGGTGTGCTGCACATCCGGCGGAACCACGGCATGGTGAATCGGTggaacaaggccatggcggTCGGGTTGCGGCACAACCACGATATTTCCTTCATTGCGACGCAATGCAAGACCATGGCGCTTATTTATTATGTGACGAACTATGCAACGAAGGTGGAGGATCCGGTCTGGAAGCGtatcgccgccgctgcaGAGGCTCTTCCCGTCTTACAAGTGGAAGAGCAGGGCAGCCGGGCGGATACTGAGGCCGGTGCTGTATCGGAGAATGGTGGCCGAAACAAGACGCGACAATTCCTGATGAGAGTGGCAAACCGGATCTTCACAGATCGGCCACTGTCTCAGGTCGAAGTCATCGCTTATCTGCTGGGATATCCGAGCGAATTCACAAGCAACAGCGCTTGGACATTTCTGAACGTGTCGCTACTCTATTGGCACGTCTTCAAGCGATGGCGCCTTCTCCGACAGTCGAGCGGCGCggaggctgaggatgagTCCACCGAGGAGACAGTGCTCGTGGAAGAGGCGGGCCAGAGGATATCCGCTGTCGACGCTTATCAGCACCGAGGCTATGTCTTGCGGGGCCTGTGTCTATATGATTATATGTCGCTCGTACGACTCAAGCGTAAAGGTAAGGGCAAGGACTCTACACCTTGGGGCGAGGTGCCGTTCGAGAGCGGGTGGCCGTTGGCCTGCGCGTGGACCCAGACTCTGAGACGGCCAGGCAAGCATGCTACTGTTTGCCTAGACGGCTACCTCAGTATGGATTTTGCTcaggacgacgacggacCCTGCTACAGGAGGTGA
- a CDS encoding ATP-dependent DNA helicase PIF1 (similar to Metarhizium robertsii ARSEF 23 XP_007826337.2) — MAAGVSQITAGSKEIMAWMQQLCRFQQSSLCSSDELRARVIDERGVRRIELSGRPFSRAEIPAQKELRAIKSQQTAASRERERMIQGIQHVADNRDRATTNRSAAIEDVLNGFGEQDIRVTAAHPKGRSLDSSPQAKVRLGPSTSFLQAGRRLVELFTLNRRQSVAFLLICRRLDSIRGHGAAAGQLCEFIGGEGGTGKSRVIEALVELFASAGISNRVLVTATSGTAAAQINGITIHSACGFLKDRVSRVGVSRDIDGANLSNSAERFINGQSRMDWQEKYLLIIDEVSMLGARTLYAVNERLCRLRGCQRDFGGIPIVLFCGDFRQFRPVQERSILLPSTAVTWDEDTSFGPEQRHQHDRAHALWRRFTTVVMLDEQVRAAGDPELQQLLKRIRRGVQNRTDLDLLNSRCYREDRPIPWETGITVVTPLNRNRWNLNMEATLSFQRQHRETMRIFISEHRWKDGQASEEEAILMLNHGDNSAIPVPAIFMFVPGMPIVVNHNTHQGLKLVNGASYTALDVILDKAYPGHRISADTMLHFGPPAGILLAAKTTQEFHFVGMPPGTILLTPMSVSIRAQRNRPWQVRDVARKGLPCAAAFACTDYKVQAKTLERVALELRGTRTTNVNGQMVASQCDPYSLYVQLSRCPSLDGIMLVSKVRERDLVGNTVPEDMTAAEERLEALSKKTMQEAHDLIG; from the coding sequence ATGGCTGCGGGAGTGAGCCAGATCACTGCCGGTTCGAAGGagatcatggcatggatgcaGCAACTCTGTCGCTTCCAACAGTCATCGCTGTGCTCAAGCGACGAGCTTCGGGCCAGAGTGATAGATGAACGCGGGGTAAGAAGAATAGAATTGTCCGGGCGGCCGTTTTCGAGAGCGGAGATCCCAGCCCAGAAAGAATTGAGGGCCATTAAGTCACAGCAGACAGCTGCTTccagggagagggagaggatgatACAGGGAATACAGCATGTGGCCGATAACCGAGATAGGGCCACTACTAATCGTAGCGCAGCCATTGAGGACGTGCTGAACGGATTTGGGGAGCAAGATATCCGCGTGACAGCTGCCCACCCCAAGGGCAGGAGTCTTGATAGCAGCCCCCAGGCGAAGGTCCGGTTGGGGCCGTCAACATCCTTCCTCCAGGCAGGAAGGAGGCTGGTAGAGCTGTTCACCTTGAATAGAAGGCAATCAGTCGCCTTTCTTCTGATATGCCGACGGCTTGATTCGATACGAGGTCACGGGGCTGCCGCTGGTCAGCTCTGCGAGTTCATCGGCGGGGAGGGCGGTACCGGGAAATCACGAGTCATCGAGGCACTGGTCGAGCTATTTGCGAGTGCGGGCATCTCGAATCGTGTGCTCGTAACGGCGACGTCAGGGACAGCAGCAGCGCagatcaacggcatcacaatccaCTCAGCCTGTGGCTTTTTAAAGGACCGCGTATCGCGCGTTGGCGTATCCAGAGATATCGACGGGGCCAATTTATCGAATTCGGCAGAGCGATTTATCAACGGCCAGTCCCGAATggactggcaagagaagTATCTactcatcattgacgaggtcAGCATGCTAGGAGCGCGGACGCTGTATGCGGTGAATGAGCGGCTCTGCAGGCTCCGCGGCTGCCAGCGGGATTTTGGCGGGATTCCCATCGTTCTGTTCTGCGGGGATTTCCGCCAGTTCCGGCCTGTGCAGGAGAGATCGATCCTCCTTCCAAGCACGGCCGTGACATGGGATGAGGACACTTCGTTCGGCCCagaacaaagacaccagcatGATAGGGCCCACgcgttgtggaggaggttcaCGACGGTCGTTATGCTGGACGAACAAGTGCGCGCTGCTGGGGACCCAGAGCTGCAACAATTGCTGAAACGGATCCGACGGGGTGTGCAGAACCGCACAGATTTAGACCTCCTTAACTCTAGGTGCTACCGGGAGGATAGGCCGATTCCGTGGGAAACGGGCATTACCGTCGTGACACCGCTGAACAGGAATCGGTggaacttgaacatggaggccACTCTGTCGTTCCAGAGACAACATCGTGAGACGATGCGAATTTTCATATCCGAACACAGGTGGAAAGACGGCCAGGCgagcgaggaagaagccatcttgatgctcaACCACGGAGACAACAGCGCGATACCGGTGCCGGCGATCTTCATGTTCGTGCCCGGGATgcccatcgtcgtcaaccacaacacgcACCAGGGCCTGAAGCTGGTTAATGGAGCCAGCTACACCGCCTTGGACgtcatcctcgacaaggcgTACCCGGGCCACCGGATCTCGGCCGATACGATGCTCCACTTCGGGCCGCCGGCGGGGATTCTGCTAGCGGCGAAGACAACCCAAGAGTTCCACTTTGTCGGGATGCCGCCGGGCACAATCCTTCTGACGCCGATGAGCGTCAGCATACGAGCCCAGAGaaatcggccatggcaagtgagAGACGTGGCCCGAAAGGGCTTGCCGTGTGCAGCGGCCTTTGCGTGCACAGACTACAAGGTACAGGCAAAAACGCTAGAGCGAGTGGCACTAGAGCTGCGcgggacgaggacgacgaatgTGAACGGTCAGATGGTTGCGTCACAGTGCGATCCATACAGCCTATACGTGCAGCTATCGCGTTGCCCGTCATTAGATGGTATCATGCTTGTGTCAAAGGTGCGGGAGAGAgacctggttggcaacaCGGTGCCCGAGGACATGACTGCCGCGGAGGAGAGGCTGGAAGcgctgagcaagaagaccatgCAGGAGGCTCACGACCTGAtcggatga
- a CDS encoding restless-like transposase (similar to Metarhizium robertsii ARSEF 23 XP_007826348.1) — protein MSQILDFEAVNTVQASPFTPSLLTPAPSTPEPPTPAEARAGRRDEDRLNTKSWVWEYGFDIEKDLERRWVCRLCIERNTPKPGNVIAIGTQNAERHLWEQHKVQDPSGKRSAPASRKKSMTGYQTITKALNLDLTAQREQAVANRFIKSFDRNVFQRLVVEWIVESNLSFREPENKRLRTIFEYLNPFVASTDAHVGHNTIRKRAVAEFEKHKGEVIEILRNAPGLIHISFDGWRSRNKHALYGVACFFRSEDGQPRKLILGVPELTVRHFGANIGHEIIEILESYEIPDEKVGYFILDNAPNNDTAMKTIGERFGFRSMERRGRCFGHVINLVVRAILFGKDVDAFEGRLGHGDVSATTEHELWRKKGPVGKLHNLVVAIHRSDVLTSLLHSIQQLEFAASEDPRIRTRRPLSVVVDNETRWLSQFYMIRRALKLRPYLETLVLKHKQEWEKENTSKRSGRLKASVVMPAICRDENKLDDKDWAVLDGLGTILQSFEDAVKALEGDGIQRKRKSGHLESYGNVWDVIVGYEFPLAELEKAKAMVNQCPEPEHFSVNINLGWKKLDEYYNKLDETPIYYTSLALHPAYRWGYFEMVWSGRPAWISKAKDMVQSVWDREYKTLDISVVEHGEPATKRRQTQYYSPFEQFKDEARIRPSEERD, from the exons ATGTCACAAATTTTGGATTTCGAGGCTGTGAATACTGTGCAGGCGTCCCCGTTCACACCGAGCCTCCTAACACCCGCGCCATCAACACCGGAGCCGCCTACGCCAGCGGAAGCCCGTGCTGGTCGTCGAGATGAGGATCGACT AAATACAAAGTCATGGGTGTGGGAATACGGCTTCGACATCGAGAAGGACTTGGAGCGGCGATGGGTGTGCAGACTGTGCATTGAAAGGAACACGCCAAAGCCCGGCAATGTCATTGCAATAGGCACCCAGAATGCTGAGCGGCATCTCTGGGAGCAGCACAAAGTCCAGGATCCTTCTGGCAAACGTTCTGCACCAGCATCTCGCAAGAAATCAATGACAGGATACCAGACGATAACGAAAGCCCTCAATCTCGATCTGACGGCGCAGCGAGAGCAAGCAGTTGCGAATCGCTTCATCAAGAGCTTTGACAGGAATGTCTTTCAGCGTCTAGTGGTCGAATGGATTGTCGAGAGCAACTTGTCGTTTCGAGAACCCGAGAACAAAAGGCTGCGCACCATTTTCGAGTACCTCAATCCATTCGTTGCAAGCACTGATGCCCATGTGGGCCACAATACAATCCGCAAGCGTGCAGTTGCCGAGTTTGAAAAACACAAAGGCGAGGTTATTGAGATATTGAGAAATGCGCCTGGCCTGATACATATTTCCTTCGATGGCTGGAGATCGCGGAATAAGCACGCATTGTACGGCGTCGCATGCTTCTTTCGAAGTGAAGATGGCCAGCCTCGAAAGCTTATTCTTGGGGTGCCTGAACTTACAGTTCGACACTTTGGAGCCAACATTGGACACGAGATCATCGAAATACTGGAGTCGTACGAGATCCCAGACGAGAAAGTTGGGTACTTTATCCTCGATAACGCGCCAAACAATGACACCGCAATGAAGACTATTGGAGAGAGATTTGGCTTTCGCAGCATGGAACGGCGGGGCCGTTGCTTTGGTCATGTCATCAACCTTGTGGTGAGGGCCATCCTATTTGGCAaggatgttgatgcattTGAAGGCCGCTTAGGTCATGGAGATGTATCTGCTACGACTGAACATGAGCTCTGGCGGAAGAAAGGGCCGGTCGGAAAGCTGCACAACCTCGTGGTTGCGATCCACAGGTCTGATGTGCTTACCTCTCTTCTCCACAGTATCCAACAGCTGGAATTCGCTGCATCGGAGGATCCTAGGATCAGAACTCGGAGACCACTTAGCGTGGTCGTAGACAATGAAACCCGTTGGCTATCGCAGTTTTACATGATCCGGCGAGCCTTAAAGCTTCGACCGTATCTCGAGACACTGGTCCTAAAGCACAAGCAGGAGTGGGAAAAGGAAAACACCTCGAAGCGGTCTGGGCGACTCAAGGCAAGTGTGGTCATGCCTGCCATATGTCGCGACGAGAACAAGCTCGACGACAAGGACTGGGCCGTTCTGGACGGCTTGGGCACTATCCTTCAGAGCTTCGAGGACGCGGTCAAGGCGCTTGAAGGTGACGGAATTCAGCGAAAGCGCAAAAGCGGGCATTTGGAGTCCTATGGTAACGTGTGGGACGTGATCGTGGGATACGAATTCCCGCTGGCTGAACTGGAGAAAGCCAAAGCTATGGTCAATCAGTGTCCTGAACCGGAGCACTTCAGCGTCAATATTAATCTTGGCTGGAAGAAACTCGACGAATACTATAACAAGCTAGATGAGACCCCAATCTATTACACGTCGCTGGCACTGCACCCCGCTTATCGGTGGGGCTATTTTGAGATGGTGTGGTCTGGGCGGCCGGCATGGATTTCCAAGGCAAAAGATATGGTACAGTCAGTTTGGGACAGAGAGTACAAGACATTGGACATCTCAGTGGTGGAGCATGGTGAACCAGCTACAAAGCGTCGACAGACACAGTACTACTCTCCATTCGAACAATTCAAGGATGAGGCCCGGATACGTCCTAGCGAAGAGCGGGACTGA